The DNA segment GTTTCCATAGTAGTTCACGATAGTAATTTGCAGATTCTAGAGCATCTTCTGCAATATCATAACGTTCAATAGCAAGTCCTATCTTCCCTTCTCCTAAAAATTTTCTAGCTCCACTTATATACTTTTTGGTTCTGTCTACTTGATAGAATTTCTATTCCATTACCATGTTTTGCTTCTTTATAATCTTTTTCAAATCTTGTTTTCATATACTTAATCTCCTTTGTTTTGATACTATATATATCACTCTAAACATCATATTTATCAAGTATTATTCGCTATTTTCTAAGTATTTCTTCACTCCACTAAAAATATATAATACGCATGGTAGAGCTACTCCGTTCCCCCACATCTTATATTGTGCTGCATCCGAATAAGGATTTTTTAACCATGTTCTTATATTATTATCAGTTTTTTGTTTTTTTCCATTTTTTATCTTTCTATTTGTTTCGAATACTTCTCTCCAAAAATTTAGATCTTCATCTGTAGGATTGAGTAGCTCTAACCTTTCACACCAATAATCTGGGAAACCTTGCAATCTACTACATTCAAGAGGAGTAATTCTTCGAACAGAATATTTATCATTTATAATAGGAGGATCTTTATAATCAGTTGCGACTAATGTTGATACCTGATCCTTTATAGCTTTTGTATGATGATAATTTTTGCTAGTTGAATATATAGAAACTATTACTACTCCACCTTGATTTGCATTAGGATTATTTCCTCCTGTATCTAAAGTTCTTGATGTAGCAGTTTCATAAACTTTGTATCGACTATTCTTAGTATTTAAACTTGTAAATCTCACATCATAATTTGCGATATTTTCAACTACAAAAGGTTGATTATTTCCTCCTGTTCCTAAATTACTTGATAGAGTTGGTGTAATATCTAGTGGACCTTTAAATCTACTATCTTGGCTATGATTTTCAAAAACAAGTGGTGGATGATTACTTTGGGCTCTTAAAGTTCCTGTTTTATTTAATGTAACATCTAGCCTTTCTCCACCTTGATCCATTAAACAGTACTTTGATATTTCAGTGCATTCTCCAATAACTCCGGTAACTTCTTGTTTCTTATCTGAGCACGATTCAAAATACCTTGGCAGGCTTTCTTCGTTAAATAATATTTCTCTTGCACCTTCTCCTGTAAAATCTGCGACAAGAAAGATTCTCTTACGTCTTTGGGGGACTCCGAAATATTGTGCATCGAAGACTCTCCACGCAATACTAAATGTTCCTCCCATAACACATCCTGCATTTTTCCATTTTGAAGGTTTAGGAATTGATATATTTTCACATTTGATTTTTGAGATTTGTTCAAGTACTTGTCTAAAGTCTTCTCCTTTTGAACTTGAGAAAGCTCCACAGACATTTTCCCATATGATAATTCTTGGATATTTTTCATTTGTATTCTCCCTCATTTCTTTAATAACTCTTATTGCTTCATAAAATAAATTTGATTTACTTCCACTTAGCCCGTCTCTTTGTCCTGCGATTGATAAATCTTGGCATGGACTACCAAATGTTATTACATCAACTGGATTTATATTACCACCTTTAACATTATTAATATCTCCTAAATGAACTAAGTCTGGAAAATTCTTCTTTGTAACAAGAATTGGAAATGGTTCTACTTCACTCGCCCAAACTGCTTTCATTCCTAGAATCGTAGCACCTAATTCAAACCCCCCGGATCCTGAAAATAGACTACCTACTGTTAATTGACTCATCTATTTTCACCTCAGCATATGGAATCTTTTCTCCGTTTCTTTCTACATATATGTCATTAGAAGTTCCAGTTAATTCAATATATCTTTTCACAGCAACATCAACAAATTTAGCTTCTAATTCTATTCCATAGCATATTCTTCCACTCTGTTCGCAAGCTATTAAAGTAGATGCCGATCCTAAAAATGCATCTAGTACTAATCCATTAGTTTGTGTACATTGTTTTATTAAATATACAATCAACGGAACAGGTTTACTTGATGGATGTCCATGCCCATCTTCTTTTGAATTAGTAATACTATCAAATTCAAACACTGCTTTTTGTTTTTGATCTCCGTACCAGATATGTTTTCCATCTTTTCTCCAACCCCAAATAATAGGTTCCATGTTGAATTTCCAATCTGTTCTCATTAGCGGTGCTCTTGGTTTTTTCCATATCAGACCAGCACCAACTTTAAATCCAGCATCTTCATATGCATCATAAAAAATACGTGCTTTCATGGTCGCATAAAAGACATAAATGGATGCATCTTTAGCCATTGAGTTTTTACAATTACTAAATGCTAGAAGTAAAAACTCATACCCTTCTTTATCATTTAAATCATCATTTTTAATTTTTCCAGAAGCACTCTTAAGATTTACTAAATAAGGTGGATCAGTACATACTAAATTTACTTTAGTTTCTCCTAATAGTTTTAAATACGTTTCTTCTTTAGTAGAATCTCCACATATTACTTTATGTCTACCTACATGCCATATATCTCCCTCTTTTGTTATGCGTGGTT comes from the Gemella morbillorum genome and includes:
- the dcm gene encoding DNA (cytosine-5-)-methyltransferase; its protein translation is MSQLTVGSLFSGSGGFELGATILGMKAVWASEVEPFPILVTKKNFPDLVHLGDINNVKGGNINPVDVITFGSPCQDLSIAGQRDGLSGSKSNLFYEAIRVIKEMRENTNEKYPRIIIWENVCGAFSSSKGEDFRQVLEQISKIKCENISIPKPSKWKNAGCVMGGTFSIAWRVFDAQYFGVPQRRKRIFLVADFTGEGAREILFNEESLPRYFESCSDKKQEVTGVIGECTEISKYCLMDQGGERLDVTLNKTGTLRAQSNHPPLVFENHSQDSRFKGPLDITPTLSSNLGTGGNNQPFVVENIANYDVRFTSLNTKNSRYKVYETATSRTLDTGGNNPNANQGGVVIVSIYSTSKNYHHTKAIKDQVSTLVATDYKDPPIINDKYSVRRITPLECSRLQGFPDYWCERLELLNPTDEDLNFWREVFETNRKIKNGKKQKTDNNIRTWLKNPYSDAAQYKMWGNGVALPCVLYIFSGVKKYLENSE
- a CDS encoding site-specific DNA-methyltransferase — translated: MKNKLLEYELRNVDELIPYINNARTHSDEQISKVMASIKEFGFLNPILISEENVITAGHCRLMAAKKLGMDKVPCIKENYLTPAQRKAYVIADNQLALGGGWNEELLAIELSDLQGADFDLDVLGFDEKELSKIFDEDLEGEEDNFDIEAELKKPRITKEGDIWHVGRHKVICGDSTKEETYLKLLGETKVNLVCTDPPYLVNLKSASGKIKNDDLNDKEGYEFLLLAFSNCKNSMAKDASIYVFYATMKARIFYDAYEDAGFKVGAGLIWKKPRAPLMRTDWKFNMEPIIWGWRKDGKHIWYGDQKQKAVFEFDSITNSKEDGHGHPSSKPVPLIVYLIKQCTQTNGLVLDAFLGSASTLIACEQSGRICYGIELEAKFVDVAVKRYIELTGTSNDIYVERNGEKIPYAEVKIDESINSR